A stretch of the Prinia subflava isolate CZ2003 ecotype Zambia chromosome 33, Cam_Psub_1.2, whole genome shotgun sequence genome encodes the following:
- the LOC134563097 gene encoding zinc finger protein 239-like, which produces MELSTEPMKDKSPQQNLMEEAAVSGSRVQESNGKEKPRRSRTRMSCKRRSRGSEEERSTLGRGGGRSSELRAPDKSQDGEKPHKCSKCEKSFRWKSDLIKHQRIHTGERPYECGECGKSFSFSSGLSVHQRIHTKEKPYECDQCKKRFTTSSNLLVHRGIHRDEKPFHCHDCGMGFRDSSALSKHLRIHTGEKPYECPQCGKSFRHSQNLIIHQRSHTGEQPYNCEECGKSFSQRPHLTYHQRSHTRERPYECDQCKKRFQTSSHLLKHQRTHTDERPFRCPDCGMGFKQNSQLTRHRRIHTGERPYECP; this is translated from the coding sequence atGGAACTGAGCACAGAGCCCATGAAGGACAAATCCCCGcagcagaacctcatggaagagGCCGCTGTGAGCGGCTCCAGGGTGCAGGAATCCAATGGGAAGGAAAAGCCTCGGAGATCCCGCACAAGGATGAGCTGCAAACGCAGATCTCGGGGATCCGAGGAGGAAAGATCTACTCTGGGCAGGGGAGGTGGCcggagctcagagctgagggCCCCTGACAAGTCTcaggatggggagaagccccacaagtgctcaAAATGCGAGAAGAGCTTCAGGTGGAAATCCGACCTGATCAaacaccagaggatccacacggGGGAACgaccctacgagtgtggggagtgtgggaagagcttcagttTTAGCTCTGGCCTAAGtgtccaccagaggatccacacgaAGGAGaagccctacgagtgtgaccagtgcaagaagaggtttaCCACCAGCTCCAATCTCCTCGTGCACCGGGGGATTCACAGAGATGAGAAGCCCTTCCATTGCCATGACTGTGGGATGGgcttcagggacagctctgccctcagcaagCACCtgcgcatccacaccggggagaagccctacgagtgtccccagtgtgggaagagcttcagacaCAGCCAGAACCTAATTatccaccagaggagccacacaggGGAACAGCCCTACAATTGTgaggagtgtgggaagagcttcagccagagaCCCCACCTGACCTACCACCAGAGAAGccacaccagggagaggccctatgagtgtgaccaatgcaagaagaggtttcagaccagctcccATCTCCTCAAGCACCAGCGGActcacacggatgagaggcccttccgctgccctgacTGTGGGATGGGCTTCAAGCAAAACTCCC
- the LOC134563076 gene encoding zinc finger protein 418-like isoform X2 produces MIHQRSHTGERPYECDQCKKRFPTSSQLLLHQRIHTDERPFRCPDCGMGFKQNSHLTRHRRIHTGERPYECPNCGKSFNYSSALIVHQRSHTGERPYKCEECGKSFSQSPHLIIHQRSHTGERPYECDQCKKRFPTSSDLLKHQRIHTDERPFRCPDCGKGFKYSSHLVTHRCIHTGERPYECPQCGKRFSKSSHLTQHQRIHTGERPYECGECGQSFTQSSTLTAHQRRHTGERPYECGECRKSYKTSSELIIHQRSHTGERPYECGECGKSFTRRCHLLWHQRSHKGSTAYKECSYECGECGKTLRSSSELIVHQRSHTGERPYECGECGKRFMSRSHLIAHQKIHTGERPYECDQCRKRFQTSTNLLMHQRIHTDERPFRCPNCGKGFIQNSTLISHRRIHTGERPHECPQCGKSFSCRSTLTQHQRSQH; encoded by the exons ATGatccaccagaggagccacaccggggagaggccctacgagtgtgaccagtgcaagaagaggtttcccaccagctcccagctcctgctgcaccagcggattcacacggatgagaggcccttccgctgccccgactgcgggatgggcttcaagCAAAACTCCCACCTCACCaggcaccggcgcatccacaccggggagaggccctacgagtgtcccaactgtgggaagagcttcaacTATAGCTCTGCCTTGATCGTCCACCAGAGGAGTCACACAGGGGAACGGCCCTACAAGTGTgaggagtgtgggaagagcttcagccagagccCCCACCTAATTatccaccagaggagccacacaggggagaggccctacgagtgtgaccaatgcaagaagaggtttccaACCAGCTCTGATCTCCTCAAGCACCAGCggattcacacggatgagaggcccttccgctgccctgactgcgggaagggcttcaagTACAGCTCCCACCTCGTCACACACCGGtgcatccacaccggggagaggccctacgagtgtccccagtgtgggaaaaGGTTTTCCAAGAGCTCTCACTTGACCCAACACCA gcgcatccacaccggggagaggccctacgagtgtggggagtgtgggcAGAGCTTCACCCAGAGCTCCACCCTGACTGCCCACCAGAGGAGACACACAGGagaacggccctatgagtgtggggagtgtaGGAAGAGCTACAAGACAAGCTCTGAACTGATCAttcaccagaggagccacactggggaacgaccctatgagtgtggggagtgtgggaagagcttcacccgGAGGTGCCACCTGCTCTggcaccagaggagccacaagGGCTCTACAGCCTACAAGGAATGTtcctatgagtgtggggagtgtgggaagacCTTGAGATCAAGCTCTGAACTGATTGTCCACCAAAGgagccacactggggaacggccctatgaatgtggggagtgtgggaagagatTCATGTCGAGATCCCACCTGATTGCgcaccagaagatccacacGGGGGAACGGCCATACGAGTGTGACcaatgcaggaagaggtttcagaccagcaCCAATCTCCTCATGCACCAGAggattcacacggatgagaggcccttccgctgccccaACTGTGGGAAGGGCTTTATACAAAACTCCACCCTCATCAgccaccggcgcatccacactggggagaggccccatgagtgtccccagtgtgggaagagcttctcatGCAGGTCAACTTTGACCCAACACCAACggagccagcactga
- the LOC134563076 gene encoding zinc finger protein 420-like isoform X3: MIHQRSHTGERPYECDQCKKRFPTSSQLLLHQRIHTDERPFRCPDCGMGFKQNSHLTRHRRIHTGERPYECPNCGKSFNYSSALIVHQRSHTGERPYKCEECGKSFSQSPHLIIHQRSHTGERPYECDQCKKRFPTSSDLLKHQRIHTDERPFRCPDCGKGFKYSSHLVTHRCIHTGERPYECPQCGKRFSKSSHLTQHQRLQDGEKPHKCSKCGKSFSQRSGLIRHQVSHTLEMPFECDKCRKRFQSSTCLLRHYRIHRDERPFRCPDCGMGFKYNFALITHRRIHTGERPYECGECGQSFTQSSTLTAHQRRHTGERPYECGECRKSYKTSSELIIHQRSHTGERPYECGECGKSFTRRCHLLWHQRSHKGSTAYKECSYECGECGKTLRSSSELIVHQRSHTGERPYECGECGKRFMSRSHLIAHQKIHTGERPYECDQCRKRFQTSTNLLMHQRIHTDERPFRCPNCGKGFIQNSTLISHRRIHTGERPHECPQCGKSFSCRSTLTQHQRSQH; this comes from the exons ATGatccaccagaggagccacaccggggagaggccctacgagtgtgaccagtgcaagaagaggtttcccaccagctcccagctcctgctgcaccagcggattcacacggatgagaggcccttccgctgccccgactgcgggatgggcttcaagCAAAACTCCCACCTCACCaggcaccggcgcatccacaccggggagaggccctacgagtgtcccaactgtgggaagagcttcaacTATAGCTCTGCCTTGATCGTCCACCAGAGGAGTCACACAGGGGAACGGCCCTACAAGTGTgaggagtgtgggaagagcttcagccagagccCCCACCTAATTatccaccagaggagccacacaggggagaggccctacgagtgtgaccaatgcaagaagaggtttccaACCAGCTCTGATCTCCTCAAGCACCAGCggattcacacggatgagaggcccttccgctgccctgactgcgggaagggcttcaagTACAGCTCCCACCTCGTCACACACCGGtgcatccacaccggggagaggccctacgagtgtccccagtgtgggaaaaGGTTTTCCAAGAGCTCTCACTTGACCCAACACCAACG gctgcaggatggggagaagccccacaagtgctcaaaatgtgggaagagcttcagccagagaTCTGGTCTGATCCGCCACCAGGTCAGCCACACTCTGGAGATGCCCTTTGAGTGTGATAAATGTaggaagaggtttcagagcAGCACCTGTCTCCTCAGGCATTACAGGATTCACAgggatgagaggcccttccgctgccccgactgtgGGATGGGCTTCAAGTACAATTTTGCCCTCATCacccaccggcgcatccacaccggggagaggccctacgagtgtggggagtgtgggcAGAGCTTCACCCAGAGCTCCACCCTGACTGCCCACCAGAGGAGACACACAGGagaacggccctatgagtgtggggagtgtaGGAAGAGCTACAAGACAAGCTCTGAACTGATCAttcaccagaggagccacactggggaacgaccctatgagtgtggggagtgtgggaagagcttcacccgGAGGTGCCACCTGCTCTggcaccagaggagccacaagGGCTCTACAGCCTACAAGGAATGTtcctatgagtgtggggagtgtgggaagacCTTGAGATCAAGCTCTGAACTGATTGTCCACCAAAGgagccacactggggaacggccctatgaatgtggggagtgtgggaagagatTCATGTCGAGATCCCACCTGATTGCgcaccagaagatccacacGGGGGAACGGCCATACGAGTGTGACcaatgcaggaagaggtttcagaccagcaCCAATCTCCTCATGCACCAGAggattcacacggatgagaggcccttccgctgccccaACTGTGGGAAGGGCTTTATACAAAACTCCACCCTCATCAgccaccggcgcatccacactggggagaggccccatgagtgtccccagtgtgggaagagcttctcatGCAGGTCAACTTTGACCCAACACCAACggagccagcactga
- the LOC134563076 gene encoding zinc finger protein 271-like isoform X1: protein MSREPQADMELSTEPMEDKSPQQNLVEEASVSGSRVQESNGKEKPRRSRTRTSCKRRSRGSEEERSTLGRGGGRSSELRAPDKSQDGEKPHKCSKCEKSFRWKSDLIKHQRIHTGERPYECGECGKSFSFSSGLSVHQRIHTKEKPYECEQCKKRFTASSHLLVHQRIHRDEKPFHCHDCGMDFRDSSALSKHRRIHTGERPYECPQCGKSFRHSQNLIIHQRSHTGERTYKCEECGKSFSQRPHLTRHQRSHTRERPYECDQCKKRFQTSSNLLKHQRTHKDERPFCCPDCGMGFQRNSHLTRHRRIHTRERPYECPDCGKSFNDSSALIVHQRSHTGERPYKCEECGKSFNQSPHLIIHQRSHTGERPYKCDQCRKRFQSSSSLLLHQRIHTDERPFRCPVCGKGFKYNSHLVTHRRIHTGERPHECPQCGKSFSHSSALITHQRIHTGERPYECGECGKSFSTSSNLTLHQRIHTGKKPYECEQCKKRFPTSSKLLLHQRIHTDERPFRCPDCGKGFTQNSSLVRHRRIQTGERPHECDQCGKRFSSSSHLIRHQRTHTGERPYECGECGKSFTSSSNFTKHQQSHTGERPYECDQCKKRFPTSSQLLLHQRIHTDERPFRCPDCGMGFKQNSHLTRHRRIHTGERPYECPNCGKSFNYSSALIVHQRSHTGERPYKCEECGKSFSQSPHLIIHQRSHTGERPYECDQCKKRFPTSSDLLKHQRIHTDERPFRCPDCGKGFKYSSHLVTHRCIHTGERPYECPQCGKSFSQRSGLIRHQVSHTLEMPFECDKCRKRFQSSTCLLRHYRIHRDERPFRCPDCGMGFKYNFALITHRRIHTGERPYECGECGQSFTQSSTLTAHQRRHTGERPYECGECRKSYKTSSELIIHQRSHTGERPYECGECGKSFTRRCHLLWHQRSHKGSTAYKECSYECGECGKTLRSSSELIVHQRSHTGERPYECGECGKRFMSRSHLIAHQKIHTGERPYECDQCRKRFQTSTNLLMHQRIHTDERPFRCPNCGKGFIQNSTLISHRRIHTGERPHECPQCGKSFSCRSTLTQHQRSQH, encoded by the exons atgTCCCGGGAGCCGCAGGCAG acatGGAACTGAGCACAGAGCCCATGGAGGACAAATCCCCGcagcagaacctcgtggaagAGGCCTCTGTGAGCGGCTCCAGAGTGCAGGAATCCAATGGGAAGGAAAAGCCTCGGAGATCCCGCACAAGGACGAGCTGCAAACGCAGATCTCGGGGATCTGAGGAGGAAAGATCTACTCTGGGCAGGGGAGGTGGCcggagctcagagctgagggCCCCTGACAAGTCTcaggatggggagaagccccacaagtgctcaAAATGCGAGAAGAGCTTCAGGTGGAAATCCGACCTTATCAaacaccagaggatccacacgggggaacggccctacgagtgtggggagtgtgggaagagcttcagttTTAGCTCTGGCCTAAGtgtccaccagaggatccacaccaAGGAGAAGCCCTACGAGTGTGAAcaatgcaagaagaggtttACCGCCAGCTCCCATCTCCTCGTGCACCAGCGGATTCACAGAGATGAGAAGCCCTTCCATTGCCATGACTGTGGGATGGacttcagggacagctctgccctcagcaagcaccggcgcatccacaccggggagaggccctacgagtgtccccagtgtgggaagagcttcagacaCAGCCAGAACCTAATTatccaccagaggagccacacaggGGAACGGACCTACAAGTGTgaggagtgtgggaagagcttcagccagagaCCTCACCTGACCCGCCACCAGAGAAGccacaccagggagaggccctacgagtgtgaccaatgcaagaagaggtttcagaccagctcaaatCTCCTCAAGCACCAGCGGACTCACAaggatgagaggcccttctgctgccctgactgcgggatgggcttcCAGCGGAACTCCCACCTCACCaggcaccggcgcatccacaccagggagaggccctatgagtgtcccgactgtgggaagagcttcaacGATAGCTCTGCCCTGATCGTCCACCAGAGGAGTCACACAGGGGAACGGCCCTACAAGTGTgaggagtgtgggaagagcttcaacCAGAGCCCCCACCTAATTatccaccagaggagccacacaggGGAGAGACCCTACAAGTGTGACcagtgcaggaagaggtttcagagcagctcaagtctcctcctgcaccagcggattcacacggatgagaggcccttccgctgccccgtctgtgggaagggcttcaagtACAActcccaccttgtcacccaccggcgcatccacaccggggagaggccccacgagtgtccccagtgtgggaagagcttcagccacagctctgccctgatcacacaccagaggatccacacaggagagaggccctacgagtgtggggagtgtgggaagagcttcagcacGAGCTCCAACCTGACTctccaccagaggatccacactggtAAGAAGCCCTACGAGTGTGagcagtgcaagaagaggtttcccaccagctccaagctcctcctgcaccagcgcattcacacggatgagaggcccttccgctgccccgactgtgggaagggcttcacgCAAAACTCCTCCCTCGTCAGGCACCGGCGCATCCAAaccggggagaggccccacgAGTGTGATCAGTGTGGGAAGAgattctccagcagctcccacctgatCAGACACCAGAGGACCCACACTGGTgaacggccctacgagtgtggggagtgtgggaagagcttcaccaGCAGCTCAAACTTCACCAAACACCAACAGAG ccacaccggggagaggccctacgagtgtgaccagtgcaagaagaggtttcccaccagctcccagctcctgctgcaccagcggattcacacggatgagaggcccttccgctgccccgactgcgggatgggcttcaagCAAAACTCCCACCTCACCaggcaccggcgcatccacaccggggagaggccctacgagtgtcccaactgtgggaagagcttcaacTATAGCTCTGCCTTGATCGTCCACCAGAGGAGTCACACAGGGGAACGGCCCTACAAGTGTgaggagtgtgggaagagcttcagccagagccCCCACCTAATTatccaccagaggagccacacaggggagaggccctacgagtgtgaccaatgcaagaagaggtttccaACCAGCTCTGATCTCCTCAAGCACCAGCggattcacacggatgagaggcccttccgctgccctgactgcgggaagggcttcaagTACAGCTCCCACCTCGTCACACACCGGtgcatccacaccggggagaggccctacgagtgtccccagtgtgggaaaaG cttcagccagagaTCTGGTCTGATCCGCCACCAGGTCAGCCACACTCTGGAGATGCCCTTTGAGTGTGATAAATGTaggaagaggtttcagagcAGCACCTGTCTCCTCAGGCATTACAGGATTCACAgggatgagaggcccttccgctgccccgactgtgGGATGGGCTTCAAGTACAATTTTGCCCTCATCacccaccggcgcatccacaccggggagaggccctacgagtgtggggagtgtgggcAGAGCTTCACCCAGAGCTCCACCCTGACTGCCCACCAGAGGAGACACACAGGagaacggccctatgagtgtggggagtgtaGGAAGAGCTACAAGACAAGCTCTGAACTGATCAttcaccagaggagccacactggggaacgaccctatgagtgtggggagtgtgggaagagcttcacccgGAGGTGCCACCTGCTCTggcaccagaggagccacaagGGCTCTACAGCCTACAAGGAATGTtcctatgagtgtggggagtgtgggaagacCTTGAGATCAAGCTCTGAACTGATTGTCCACCAAAGgagccacactggggaacggccctatgaatgtggggagtgtgggaagagatTCATGTCGAGATCCCACCTGATTGCgcaccagaagatccacacGGGGGAACGGCCATACGAGTGTGACcaatgcaggaagaggtttcagaccagcaCCAATCTCCTCATGCACCAGAggattcacacggatgagaggcccttccgctgccccaACTGTGGGAAGGGCTTTATACAAAACTCCACCCTCATCAgccaccggcgcatccacactggggagaggccccatgagtgtccccagtgtgggaagagcttctcatGCAGGTCAACTTTGACCCAACACCAACggagccagcactga